The following coding sequences are from one Musa acuminata AAA Group cultivar baxijiao chromosome BXJ1-6, Cavendish_Baxijiao_AAA, whole genome shotgun sequence window:
- the LOC135584261 gene encoding DNA-repair protein XRCC1-like: protein MGSRDMKNKSSGNKLAVASAKVEVDNFIGSSNACLYETSQNKMDFSKLLEGVVFALSGFVNPERATLRSKALEMGAEYQPDWTSDCTILVCAFPNTPKFRQVKSDGGTIVSKDWISECYSQKSLVDIVPYLMHVGKPWRKGSKQFDFQQDECDVVHEEPLSQSGRLDVQSSGRKRRTGELATNVDIQFSPSKIKQWAVDDLHRTMSWLERQDEKPEKSEIKGIAAEGIITCLQDSIDSLGQDHDVRHVSEQWKFVPRVVKELVELENSSKKGLASKKVLYELAIRCKEIYEEEFDHLNNLKKKQQKADHNQEEEIEDEQVKPDDAGFDSDETIVMTQEEIDVACKQLSENCE, encoded by the exons ATGGGCTCTAGAGACATGAAAAACAAGTCTAGTGGCAATAAACTGGCTGTTGCTTCTGCTAAAGTGGAAGTAGATAATTTCATAGGAAGCAGCAATGCCTGCTTATATGAAACTTCTCAAAATAAAATGGATTTCTCAAAACTTTTG GAAGGTGTAGTCTTTGCATTGTCAGGGTTTGTTAACCCTGAGAGGGCCACATTGCGATCAAAGGCATTGGAGATGGGGGCAGAATACCAACCTGATTGGACCTCAGATTGCACAATTCTTGTGTGTGCCTTTCCGAATACTCCTAAATTTAGACAAGTCAAGTCTGATGGTGGGACAATTGTGTCAAAG GACTGGATATCTGAGTGTTATAGCCAGAAAAGTCTTGTTGACATTGTGCCTTACCTTATGCATGTTGGAAAACCATGGCGGAAAGGCAGCAAGCAGTTTGACTTTCAGCAAG ATGAGTGTGATGTTGTACATGAAGAACCTCTTTCACAGTCTGGAAGATTAGATGTACAATCTTCTGGGAGAAAAAGGCGCACG GGAGAACTTGCCACTAATGTTGACATTCAATTTTCTCCTTCCAAGATAAAACAGTGGGCTGTAGATGATTTGCATAGAACAATGTCATGGTTGGAGAGGCAAGATGAAAAG ccagaaaagagtgaaatcaaaggtATAGCTGCAGAAGGGATTATTACTTGTCTGCAAGATTCTATAGATTCCCTTGGGCAAGACCAT GATGTTCGCCATGTTAGCGAGCAATGGAAGTTTGTCCCTCGTGTTGTGAAAGAGCTGGTGGAACTTGAGAACAGCAGTAAAAAAGGATTGGCATCGAAAAAGGTGCTGTACGAACTGGCCATCAGGTGCAAGGAGATTTATGAAGAAGAGTTTGACCATTTAAATAACCTTAAGAAAAAACAGCAGAAAGCTGATCATAATCAGGaggaagaaattgaggatgagcaaGTTAAGCCTGATGATGCTGGGTTTGACAGTGATGAAACCATCGTCATGACGCAAGAAGAAATTGACGTCGCCTGCAAACAACTTTCTGAGAACTGTGAATG A
- the LOC135676466 gene encoding protein FAR1-RELATED SEQUENCE 11-like: MTETASRDTCLTQKHQCPCGDDQCYIDEEAYEDDEFTEQFGPAEPSFLPGIPRTFGTTKIIPPPYVGQSFQNDDEALEYYSNFARNSGFLVRRERSKGNPEHPLGVYKRELVCHRAGPPLPVKSGEENASKRVRKKKPSRCRCDAQMVIKKNVTAGATHWVVVNFSNVHNHELLDRNNLQFSPGYRYISAVDRERILALAKGGCNVNLILRALEMDKGVKPGELTFTEKDVKNFLQASVSINPENEGSELLKSCKFMKEKNPDFRYEFTSVEANKLEHIAWSYVGSVRAYTVFGDVVFFDTSYRLHAYNRPVGVWFGIDNNGYIIFFGCAVLLDEKPDSYRWALQAFLHLMDGKYPQTMLTDFHIGLKDAVMTEFPHTKHAFSLWHIMSKLPSWFSVLLDAQYEKFKAEFCRVRDLETREEFEHEWDQMVTEYGLNSDRHISLLFVHRSYWAVPYLRSWFFGGLLATGDLSVKSFFRGFVNSQTRLKDFVEQVGVAVDFQNQAGEEATTRQNHQNFQIKTCLPLEEHTSTILTHYAFEMFQKEIMTSTQYAVFETSRDTYLVRHHLSSDGGHTVSCSPSNEEVSCSCKGFECSGILCRHVLRVLSLKNCFLVPEKYLLHRWRRESSLFPKSSGYNYRTQALRSLASIIIQESSITKDRFEYVQWHLSRLLNHIRDMPAADEATLDLELSSTFDATVDVVPARTVTRGRPRKLKGLTKTAKEMQAM, translated from the exons ATGACTGAAACTGCATCGAGAGACACTTGTCTGACTCAAAAACACCAATGCCCATGCGGAGATGATCAATGCTATATCGATGAAGAAGCCTATGAGGATGACGAATTTACTGAGCAATTTGGGCCTGCAGAACCAAGTTTTCTGCCGGGAATACCCCGGACATTTGGTACTACAAAGATCATTCCCCCTCCATATGTAGGACAGTCATTCCAAAATGATGATGAGGCTCTGGAGTATTATAGCAACTTTGCACGGAACAGTGGTTTCTTGGTCAGGCGAGAACGCTCAAAGGGAAACCCAGAGCACCCACTGGGTGTATATAAGAGGGAACTTGTTTGCCATCGTGCCGGACCTCCTCTGCCCGTTAAATCTGGAGAAGAAAATGCTTCAAAACGCGTGAGAAAGAAGAAGCCATCACGGTGTAGATGTGATGCACAAATGGTCATAAAGAAGAATGTCACAGCTGGTGCAACTCACTGGGTGGTTGTTAATTTTAGTAATGTCCATAACCATGAGTTGTTAGACAGAAACAATTTGCAATTTTCTCCTGGTTATCGCTATATATCAGCGGTTGATCGGGAACGTATATTAGCTCTTGCGAAGGGTGGTTGCAATGTGAATCTTATACTGAGGGCCCTCGAAATGGATAAAGGTGTCAAGCCAGGTGAGTTGACATTTACAGAGAAGGATGTAAAGAACTTCCTTCAGGCTTCAGTGAGTATCAATCCTGAAAATGAAGGATCAGAACTTCTCAAGAGTTGCAagtttatgaaagaaaaaaaccCAGATTTCCGCTATGAGTTTACATCTGTTGAAGCCAACAAACTCGAACACATTGCTTGGTCATATGTGGGTTCAGTTCGTGCATATACAGTATTTGGTGATGTGGTGTTTTTTGACACATCTTATCGCCTTCATGCTTACAACAGGCCCGTTGGGGTTTGGTTTGGTATTGACAACAATGGTTACATCATATTCTTTGGTTGTGCTGTCTTGTTAGATGAGAAACCAGATTCATATAGATGGGCCTTGCAG GCATTTCTTCACCTCATGGATGGGAAATATCCACAAACAATGCTGACAGATTTTCATATTGGACTGAAAGATGCTGTAATGACCGAATTTCCACACACAAAGCATGCATTTTCTTTGTGGCACATAATGTCTAAGCTGCCTAGTTGGTTttctgtcttattggatgcacaaTATGAGAAGTTTAAGGCTGAATTCTGTAGAGTACGTGATTTAGAGACTAGGGAGGAATTTGAGCATGAGTGGGACCAGATGGTTACTGAATATGGGCTCAACTCAGATAGACATATCAGCCTCCTCTTTGTTCACCGTTCCTACTGGGCTGTACCTTACTTGCGCAGTTGGTTTTTTGGTGGATTATTGGCAACTGGTGATTTGTCAGTTAAGTCATTCTTCAGAGGATTTGTGAACTCACAAACACGGCTCAAAGATTTTGTAGAGCAG GTTGGTGTTGCAGTTGATTTCCAGAATCAAGCAGGTGAAGAAGCAACCACACGGCAAAACCATCAGAATTTTCAGATTAAAACATGCCTGCCTCTAGAGGAACACACATCAACTATTCTAACACATTACGCTTTTGAGATGTTTCAGAAAGAAATCATGACATCAACACAATACGCAGTTTTTGAGACATCAAGGGATACTTATCTAGTCCGGCATCACTTGAGTTCTGATGGCGGGCATACAGTGAGCTGTTCGCCTTCTAATGAAGAGGTCAGCTGCAGTTGCAAAGGGTTCGAATGCTCTGGCATATTGTGTCGGCATGTTCTTCGAGTACTATCTTTGAAGAATTGCTTCCTTGTCCCAGAGAAGTACTTGTTACATCGATGGCGTCGGGAAAGCTCATTATTCCCTAAAAGCAGTGGCTACAATTATCGGACCCAAGCGTTGCGGTCGCTTGCCTCTATAATTATTCAAGAATCTTCAATAACAAAAGATCGTTTCGAGTATGTGCAGTGGCATCTGAGCCGGCTTCTCAACCATATAAGGGACATGCCGGCAGCTGATGAAGCTACCTTAGATCTGGAGCTGAGCTCAACATTTGATGCTACAGTCGATGTAGTTCCTGCAAGGACAGTTACTAGAGGAAGACCAAGAAAATTGAAAGGATTGACAAAAACAGCCAAGGAAATGCAAGCAATGTGA
- the LOC103988119 gene encoding ankyrin repeat protein SKIP35 has translation MEVESKTVMTREDCMHLVQERQPEKDFDENGGLRAVHDGDEGEKVDGSNVVLLPLPADDHRISKDYACDGMKVGSRASNPLEELAVRTKEQGKNKQEKKLSRRDRMELGRLFQEAVSSHDWELAESLVRLADLQTLNDVLCIALDAIWFLTTWGELNGITGLIKKIVSYGGSDFTRAILRTSFFASCVYACHCRIMNLTDTVGIMAQRLHERLQECHGDEVLKAEAGMKVQKFTDWALKCIGFHFRYQENRGGRKNNMIVEVQLQLSAFKTFLELAGDHLTGKDFTEAFDAACFPLTLFSSSFDSGWALGISAIAVQGLLGMLVEGGADNVNQCFLEASRFGSTELVRILLQIAERNSLDIDVDLALVFASHYCKIGTMECLVDEGHAVDFLGPLVRASERGCMQVVQWFVNRGCGDMELCLALTAATSSSQVGVSAYLLPHIPQHVLAALSIEILKAAGERSRGSLDGVAFLLCSDFLGDPAATYAVADSIARSNDEAVAPELRAFLLEQWSEAAFAEGLSSGQDHFVNFMRILRRGCSPICLMDLPPPLAATIAYMPLYRECMEAGGQLLSQKLRGQLVEAARRIGGRWVDDDSQANELLEILERNLPRFFLQPLTTL, from the exons ATGGAGGTCGAGAGCAAGACCGTAATGACTCGAGAGGACTGCATGCACTTGGTGCAGGAGAGGCAACCGGAGAAGGATTTTGATGAAAATGGGGGACTTAGGGCTGTGCATGATGGCGACGAGGGTGAAAAGGTGGACGGAAGTAATGTTGTGTTACTGCCTCTCCCAGCTGACGATCATCGAATCTCCAAAGATTATGCCTGTGATGGCATGAAGGTCGGATCAAGGGCCTCCAACCCCCTGGAGGAATTGGCTGTCCGGACGAAAGAACAGGGTAAAAACAAGCAAGAGAAGAAGCTTAGTAGGCGCGATCGGATGGAGCTGGGTCGCTTGTTTCAGGAGGCAGTGAGCTCTCATGattgggagcttgccgagagtctggtTCGGCTGGCCGATTTACAAACTCTCAATGATGTGCTTTGTATAGCGTTGGACGCTATATGGTTCTTGACTACATGGGGAGAACTCAATGGCATTACGGGACTGATTAAGAAGATTGTTAGCTATGGAGGAAGTGATTTCACAAGGGCAATCCTTAGGACATCCTTCTTTGCTTCATGTGTCTATGCCTGTCATTGCAGAATCATGAATTTGACTGATACAGTGGGCATCATGGCCCAAAG GTTGCATGAACGATTACAAGAATGTCATGGAGATGAGGTTCTGAAGGCAGAGGCTGGTATGAAAGTTCAGAAATTCACAGATTGGGCCCTTAAATGCATCGGATTTCACTTTCGTTACCAGGAGAATCGAGGAGGAAGAAAGAACAACATGATTGTTGAAGTACAACTTCAGTTGTCAGCTTTCAAGACATTTTTGGAACTTGCCGGTGACCATCTTACAGGAAAGGACTTTACTGAGGCTTTCGATGCAGCTTGCTTCCCTCTTACCCTCTTCTCTAGCTCTTTTGATTCTGGTTGGGCACTAGGAATCTCTGCAATTGCTGTCCAAGGATTATTGGGGATGCTGGTGGAGGGTGGTGCAGACAATGTAAACCAGTGCTTTCTGGAAGCTTCAAGATTTGGGAGTACAGAGCTTGTGCGGATTTTACTGCAG ATCGCTGAGAGGAATAGCTTGGATATTGATGTCGATCTCGCCCTTGTATTTGCCTCCCACTACTGTAAAATTGGAACCATGGAGTGCTTGGTTGATGAGGGCCATGCTGTTGACTTCCTGGGACCTCTGGTGCGAGCATCTGAGCGGGGCTGCATGCAGGTTGTCCAATGGTTTGTTAACAGGGGATGTGGAGACATGGAGCTCTGCCTTGCCCTTACTGCAGCCACCTCTAGCAGCCAAGTGGGTGTTTCTGCTTACCTTCTCCCACACATTCCACAACATGTGCTTGCTGCTCTGAGCATCGAGATCCTAAAGGCCGCAGGTGAACGAAGCAGGGGATCACTTGATGGTGTCGCTTTTCTTCTCTGCAGTGACTTCCTTGGTGACCCTGCCGCAACATATGCTGTGGCTGACAGCATCGCAAGGTCAAATGATGAGGCTGTAGCACCCGAGTTGAGGGCTTTTCTTCTGGAACAGTGGTCCGAAGCTGCATTTGCCGAAGGCTTGAGTTCTGGACAGGATCACTTTGTGAATTTCATGAGGATTCTGAGAAGGGGCTGTTCACCCATCTGTCTAATGGACCTCCCACCACCCCTGGCAGCCACCATTGCATATATGCCTCTGTATAGGGAGTGCATGGAGGCAGGCGGACAGTTGTTATCGCAGAAACTGAGAGGCCAGCTCGTGGAAGCCGCCCGTAGGATTGGTGGCAGATGGGTGGACGACGATAGCCAGGCAAACGAGCTTCTAGAAATTTTGGAGCGTAACCTGCCACGTTTCTTTTTGCAGCCATTGACTACTCTCTGA